Sequence from the Saccharopolyspora pogona genome:
CACGGACGTGTTCGGGTCCTGCCGCTCGGCGATGACACGCCTGGCCGAGGCCGGGGAGACCGCCACCGCGTTTGTGTTCACCCCAACCGACTGGCAGGCCGTCGAAACACTGCGGGACGCCAACGAACGCTTCCAGCTCGGCGCGGCACCCAGCACCACCCCGGCTCGTACTCTGTGGAGCGTGCCCGTGGTGCTGTCCACCGAACTTCCCGCAGGCACCGCCCTGGTCGGCGACTTCCGCACCGTGACCCTGTTCGTCCGGGAAGCAATTAGGCTCGACTGGTCAGAGGCAGGACCCGAACTGTTCGACAAGAACGCCGTGAAGTTCCGCGCCGAAAACCGCGTCGGGCTCGCACTGACCCGTCCCGGTGCACTGTGCACGGTGGACATCACCGCCGCGTAAATCTTTACCGCGCAACGAAAAAGCCGCCCTGATGGACTAGCATCGGGCGGCTTTCTCGTGTCTCGATTAGCGTTCGGCCTGCTCGCGCCGCCACTGGATCAGTGTCATGTCCGCTTCTTCAGCAACAAGACCGATGTCGTCGTTGTCCGCCAGGGCTTCGAGAATCGGTTCCGCTTCGGCCGCGTGGTCGCGGTCGAGCAGGTAGGTCGCTGCCGCGCACCGGATCGCCGGAGCCTGGTCCTCCGCTAGCAGCGGCAGCAGCACCGCACTCGTGATCCCTTGCTTGTCCCACTCTGCAATCTGTGCGTTGGCGGCGTCGGTGTGCTTGTCCGCCTCGCGAGCGTTCGCGTGATCGCTGTCAAGCGCCGTCTCGCGAGCAGAGATGTATGCGGCAAAGTCTTCCCGCGCCTTTGTCAGCGCCTCGTCACTGGTCATCGTCGTTTGCCTTTCTCAGCGCCTGCCGGACAGCCCGCAACCCGCGCCGGTACTGCTCGTCCCAGCTCATGCCATTCATCGTGTCCCGGAGCGTTTGATTACCTCTTAGTAGCTTGCTCGCGTACCGGGCCGTGATCATACGGTGCACCCCTACCGGCAACCAGATCATGTTGTCCGTCGTGTTGATCCGCTCTGCGGAGAATCCGCTGCGGTGATCCTTGGACTGCGACTGCTCGACGATGTGGTGCAGCTCGTGTCCTGGTCGTCGCCCGAGTGCTCGTTTGGCCGCGCTGAACGACGGGAACGAACGCGGGCCGCCTTCCTCGTCGGCTACTGTCTTCGGCGTGTCCGGCTTCGGCTTGGCCGGTTCCTGTGTCGGTGCAGGTGGTGGAGTGGCGTTGCCGCCCGTGCTCGGTGGGACGCCGCCACCGCCCTCGTGATGCTGGGCGATCTCCGCGAGTCGCGTACGGAGTGCGATCAGACCCCGGATCACGTCGGTTGTCGCGGTGACGACCTGCTGTGTCTGGCCGATGAGGTCCGATTCCGGCCCAGTGATCTCCGCGAGCTGGTCGCGTACACCCTCGATCAGATCGCACAGGTTGCCCGCCGTCTGCACCGGAACGGCATCGGCGACCGTCTTCAGTTGCGCCGCACGGTCGCCGATCGCCTCGCCGGTCATCCCTGCGCGTGGTAGGTCGCCTTCTCACTGATCATCACACGTAGGTGCTCCATACCAGCCGTGAGCTGGCTGACTTCGTTGGACACCGCACCGATCTGGCCGTGTAACTCCTGTGTGCTGGACGTGTCGCCGAGGATGCCCGCAACCTGCTGTTGCAAGCTTTCCAGCTCGCCCTAAAACTGTTGGACACCACCGATTGGTACCTGCTCGGACAGTGCTTGCAACTGCTGTGCCTGCTCGGCGATGGACATGCGAAACTCCCTCATCATCAACTCGGAACCGGGCAGGAACGCCGATGGGCGGACAGCGACGTCCTGCCCGGCATGAAGCGGTGACGGCTGCTGGGGTCGTGCCGTCCCGCTGTGCTGGAAACCGATCAGGTGGACAGGGTTCAGGGAGTACCGCCGCCCGCCTGATCGGAGCTCGATGCAGCACACCCACTCGCCACGCAGTCACGCAGTCATGCGTCAGGGCGTACTCGCGCAGGTTCTCGTCCACGCATACCCGACACGCTCGGGCGCAGCGCGGCTGATTCGGCGGGCCGATCGTCAGCCCACACCGCGTCGTGTTGACCGTGCCGGGTTGACGTTCGTGTGCCGTGCCCGCGTGATCAGCTCGAGTCGCACACACGCCCACTCCAACCCTGAGATCAGAGTCGAAAGTGTCGCTGTGCCAACGAAAACTGGAATCAAAAAGAAGATCACCCGCCATACGATCAAGGTATGGCGGGTGATCACACGCGGGGTATGACGTGGCGTACTACTGCACGTTTGGACTAACGAACGCCGACCTTCTGCGCCAACTCATGGAGCCGGGGCGGACGGGAACGCGACGTGTGCAGCAACTCCCTGACGACGGCCTTCGGCAGTGCTTGATGCCGCGCCCAGTTCGGTGCGATTTGCTCTGCCACCGACACCATGTGCAGTGACTTCTCGTGCTCTCCAAGTTTCAGGTACGCAAGCGCACGATCCGCCAGATGCCGACAGCGGCTCTGCTGTGGCTGTGACTTCATGCTCTGGGGCCCAGCGTGAGGAGTGTCCAACGCACGCCGGTAATCACCCAGATTGATCAGGATGTCCGTGGACTGCATGGTGATGCGTGACGGACCAAACGCCGTGTGGTGGTCATTGCGGCCGTTCGGTATCCGACTCGCGGTCTCAGACGCTTCTGCCAGGTAGTCGCGTGCACTGGCGTCGTGCCCCGCGCGTGCGGCAGCGTTCCCCGCCTGCAAGATCAACGATCCGTAGACGCTCAACTCGGGCATCGTCGCGTCGCCCGTGGGATCGATGCCTTCAGAGGTCTGCACGGATAGCCGTTCCGATTCGTCGTAACGGCCGCTGACCATGAGTTGCCATGCGAGTGACCCCCGAGCACTTGCTAGCAGGCACGGATCATCCCCTCGTTCCGCGAGAGATACGGCCTCACGTGTGGCGATAAAGGCAGCGTCCGGGTGCCGCAGCAACGTCAAGGTGGAACCAGCGGCCCACAACACTTGTCCCAACGCCTGTGCAATCGCGGAGTGGTCTGCACTGGGTGCCGCGTGCAACGCCGCCCGAAGATCCGTGATGGTCTGAGGGAGCACCGCAACCGCCGCATCGTGATCCCCGGACCAGTAGACGCCCCAGGCGTATACAGCAGCGCGCTGAGCTTCCTGCGCCGTCATGGAGTCTGGGTCGCTCATGCCGATCAAGTCGCCAACATCGATCACGGCACTGCGCAGTGCCGTGATGTCCTGCTGCCCGTCGCGATCCGGCAGTGTCACCGCGCCGAGCAGCGCCGGAAGCGGTACGTCAAGTGCACGTGCGATCTTGTGAAGACTTGCCACCTTCGCTGTGTGGCGGGCTCCCTGTTCGAGCTTGCGAACAAGATCAACCGAGACGCCTGCCCGGTCGGCTAGCTGACGCTGGGTGTAGAGCTTGCCTCGAAGCTCTCGGATGCGCTCGCCGATCGCCCTGCCTGCGAGTTCGTCAGCCATGCCTCGCCACCACCTTCGCGGAGTAGATCCCTCGCAGTCCCCCGGCCCGTCGACCGGGGGCGCTTCCCCGCGAAGGGATGATCCAACGGTACCGACTCGCGACCTCGATCAGCTACAACCGATGTTTGGAATGTCACAAATCATGGGTTGCGTCGGGGGCGGCGAAGACCACCCGCTCCTGGTCGTGTTCGCGGTGGTGGGCGAGCTCGACCGCGCCTAGTTCGCGTGCGCGGGAGATCGCATCGGGCCACGGCCCCTCGGCCGCCAGGTCCAGGTGCA
This genomic interval carries:
- a CDS encoding helix-turn-helix domain-containing protein yields the protein MADELAGRAIGERIRELRGKLYTQRQLADRAGVSVDLVRKLEQGARHTAKVASLHKIARALDVPLPALLGAVTLPDRDGQQDITALRSAVIDVGDLIGMSDPDSMTAQEAQRAAVYAWGVYWSGDHDAAVAVLPQTITDLRAALHAAPSADHSAIAQALGQVLWAAGSTLTLLRHPDAAFIATREAVSLAERGDDPCLLASARGSLAWQLMVSGRYDESERLSVQTSEGIDPTGDATMPELSVYGSLILQAGNAAARAGHDASARDYLAEASETASRIPNGRNDHHTAFGPSRITMQSTDILINLGDYRRALDTPHAGPQSMKSQPQQSRCRHLADRALAYLKLGEHEKSLHMVSVAEQIAPNWARHQALPKAVVRELLHTSRSRPPRLHELAQKVGVR